Within the Thiohalorhabdus sp. Cl-TMA genome, the region CCCTGGCCGAGCGCCACCGCCAGGAGCTGGGCGTGCTGTTCCTGGACCTGGACGGCTTCAAGGAGATCAACGACAGCCTCGGCCACTCCGTGGGGGATTCCCTACTGGCCCAGGTGGGCGCGCGCCTCCGGGACACCGTGCGGCGCGCCGACACCGTGGCCCGCCTGGGGGGCGACGAGTTCATCGTCCTCACCGAGGAGCTCAAGGACCCCAAGCAGGCCGGGGAACTGGCCGAGAAGCTCACCAGCGCTCTCGCCGAGCCCTTCGCCGTGGAGGGGCAGGACCTGTTCATCACCACCAGCGTGGGCATATGCCTCTATCCCCGCGACGGCGACAGCGTGGAGGCGCTGCTCAAGAACGCCGACGCCGCCATGTACTGGGCCAAGGCGGAGGGCCGCAACACCTTCCAGTTCTACACCCGCGAGCTCACCAGCCGGGCGCTGCAGAACGTCCTGGTGAAGGGCGACCTGCGCCGCGCCATGCAGCAGGAGGACCTGCTCCTCCACTACCAGAACCAGGTGGACCTGCGGACCGGGGCGGTGGTGGGCGTGGAGGCCCTGCTGCGCTGGAACCATCCCGAGACCGGCATGGTGCCGCCCAATGACTTCCTGCCGGTGGCCGAGGAGACGGAGCTGATCCATCCCCTGGGCGAATGGGTCCTGAGCACCGCCTGCCAGCAGGCGCGGCAGTGGCTGGACGCGGGCATCGAGTTCGGGCGCATGGCCGTGAATATCGCCGTCCCGCAGATCCAGCGCGGCGACCTGGCCGGGCTGGTGGCCCGCTACCTGCACGAGAGCGGCCTGCCCCCGGAGCGCCTGGAGCTGGAGATCACCGAGGATTTCATCATCGGCGAGGAGGACCGTGCGCTCGGGGTGCTCGGCACCCTGCGCGAGCTGGGGGTGGGGCTGGCCATCGACGACTTCGGCACCGGCTACAGCTCGCTGCGCTACCTCAAGCAGCTCCCCGTGAACAAGCTCAAGCTCGACAAGAGCTTCGTGGACGAGCTGCCCGACAACAGCAACGACACCGCCATCGCCCGTGCCGTGATCGCCCTGGCCCGGGCGCTGGACCTCACGGTGATCGCCGAGGGCGTGGAGACGCGGCGCCAGCGGGAATTCCTGGTGGCGGAGGGCTGCGACCAGGGACAGGGCTTCCTCTGGGCGCGCCCCCGGGCGGTGCCGAACTTCGTGGCGTAGGCGCGGGGGGCGCCGGAGCCCGGGGCGCCCGCCCCTGTGCTGGCCGAGGTTCGGCGGCGGTCAATGCGAGGGCCCAGCGGGGATCGGCAGGGAGGGCGAACCTGCTATGGTGGTAGGTCCGGCATATCCGGCCGCTCCGCAACCCTAGCGAGGCGCCATGAATCGAACACCGCCGCCCGAGACCGAGACCCTCGAAGTCGGCATCCGCGCCGACATCCTGGGCATCGACACCTTCCACAGCGCCGTGGCCGAGCAGATCGCCGAGCGCATCCAGTCCGACCGCAACGGCTTCCGCGAGACCGTCGCGGCGCTCATGGACATCCACAAGGAGGACAACGACGACAAGCGCGAGCTGCGCGAGAAGTTCGCCGAAATGGACATCTCCGTGCAGCGCGAGGACCACGGCCTGACCCTGCGCTGCACGGGCGTGCCGCCCGGCTCGCTGCTGAACGGCGACCTGCCCGCCCGGCAGAAGCGCCAGATCTGCCAGGCGGTGCGAGATTTCGTCATGGAGCCGGCCTTCCCCGAGGCCACCGACCCCTCCGCCGCCACCTCCCGCTACGTGCGCAGCTATGTGGCGCGCACCCCGCTGCTGGACCAGGCGCCGCGCCCGCGCACCTTCGTCTGGGGCGGCCACGCCATCAGCCGCGAGGAATACGACTTCGCCAAGGAGACCGGCTACTGGGACGCCCTCGGCAACGGCACCGAGTTCATCACCGGCTGCGGGCCGGGAGTCATGAAGGCGCCCTTCAAGGGCGCGCTGGTGGCCTACGGCAAGCAGGACTACCACAAGCGCGGCGTGCACCGCGACTACATCGGCTTCTCCGAGCGCGGCATCATCGCCGCCGAGGCCCCCAACGGCATCGTCTCCGAGCTGGTGATCTTCCCCGACGTGGAGAAGCGCATGGAGGCCTTCATCCGCGCCTCCCACCGCGGCCGCATCCACCCCGGCGGCGCCGGCACCGTAGAGGAGATGCTCACCTTCCTGGGCATGAAGGCCCACCCGGAGAACGCCGACGAGGTCTATCCCTTCGATCTGGTGGAGCGCACCGGCGGCGACTACGCCAAGCGGGTCACGGAGTGGCTGCGCACCTGCTTCGGCGACGCCCTGGACGGCCTCATGCACGTCCACGTGGGCAGCCCGCGCTCCTACGCCGAGTACATCCACGAGACCTGCGCGGACATCGACACCTCCCGGCTCTGGAACGACACCCTGTACGTGCCCCCCGAGGTGCAGAGCACCTTCCAGGTCACCTTCGACAACCTGGAGGCGCTGGACCTGTCCCGGAATCAGTCGCCCTTCGACCTGCTCCTCAACCTGCGGCGCTTCTTCTCCTCCCTGGTGCACCTGGCGGTGAAGTACCCCGACGAGGCGGAGGCCTGGGGCGGCGAGCTGCCCCGCATCTACGGCGACCGGGACATCCTGGAGGCCACCGACGCGCTCATCCAATGGTTCGACGCGCACGGCCGCATGAAGCTGCAGGGCGAGTACCGCCGGCCCTACCGGATCAGCTGAGCACGCGGATTCCCCCGAGGGTCCGCCCGCCTTGAACCGCCGGCTCGATTGCCACAACCATGGGGGCTGGCGGGCTCTCGTGCCGGCCCAACGCGGCGGCCCGCCGCGTAAATCCACACCGCGCCACTGGGGCAGGTAATGTGTACCCTCATCGTTCTCCGCCGTCCCCATCACGATTGGCCCCTCCTGGTGGGGGCCAACCGCGACGAGATGCGCGGCCGCGCCTGGGAGCGTCCGGGCCGGCATTGGCCGGAGAAGCCGGAGGTGGTGGGCGGCCTGGACGAGCACGGCCACGGAAGCTGGCTCGGCGTGAATCGCTACGGCATGGTGGCCGCCGTGGCCAACCGCACCGGCACCCTGGGGCCCATGGACGACAAGCGCAGCCGCGGCGAGCTGGTGCTGGAGGCCCTGGAGCACGCCGAGCCGGAGCGCGCCGCCTCCGCCCTGGCGGAGCTGGAGCCGCGTGCCTACCGCGCCTTCAACCTGCTAGTGGGCGGCCCCTCCACCGCTTACTGGATCGCCCACCGCGAGGACGACGGCGGCGACATCGAGGTCCGGGAGGTGGGGGAGGGCCTGCACATGCTCACCAGCGGCGACCTCGACGACCCCACCGACTACCGGATCAACTTCAATCTGCCGCGCTTCCGCGAGGCCGCCGCCCCCGACCCGGAGCTGGAGGACTGGGACACCTGGCGGACCCTGCTCGCCGACCGCGGCCATCCGGAGGGCTACGCTAGCGCGGCCATGAACCTGGATCACGACGGCTTCGGCACCATCTGCAGCCACCTGGTGGCGATCCCCCGCTATCCCGGCTATGGTGGCGGTCCGCAGTTCTGGTTCGCCGCCGGCCCGCCGGACCGCACGCCCTTCGAGTCCATCGCCGTGCCTTACTAGGGGCGGCGGGGCGCCCGGGCCAGTCGCGGCCGAAGGCCGCTCCTACAAGGGGGCTGCATCGGCGATGGTTCCCTGTGGGAGGGGCCTCCCGGCCCCGTCCCCTTA harbors:
- a CDS encoding NRDE family protein, which produces MCTLIVLRRPHHDWPLLVGANRDEMRGRAWERPGRHWPEKPEVVGGLDEHGHGSWLGVNRYGMVAAVANRTGTLGPMDDKRSRGELVLEALEHAEPERAASALAELEPRAYRAFNLLVGGPSTAYWIAHREDDGGDIEVREVGEGLHMLTSGDLDDPTDYRINFNLPRFREAAAPDPELEDWDTWRTLLADRGHPEGYASAAMNLDHDGFGTICSHLVAIPRYPGYGGGPQFWFAAGPPDRTPFESIAVPY
- a CDS encoding pyrimidine/purine nucleotide monophosphate nucleosidase domain-containing protein → MNRTPPPETETLEVGIRADILGIDTFHSAVAEQIAERIQSDRNGFRETVAALMDIHKEDNDDKRELREKFAEMDISVQREDHGLTLRCTGVPPGSLLNGDLPARQKRQICQAVRDFVMEPAFPEATDPSAATSRYVRSYVARTPLLDQAPRPRTFVWGGHAISREEYDFAKETGYWDALGNGTEFITGCGPGVMKAPFKGALVAYGKQDYHKRGVHRDYIGFSERGIIAAEAPNGIVSELVIFPDVEKRMEAFIRASHRGRIHPGGAGTVEEMLTFLGMKAHPENADEVYPFDLVERTGGDYAKRVTEWLRTCFGDALDGLMHVHVGSPRSYAEYIHETCADIDTSRLWNDTLYVPPEVQSTFQVTFDNLEALDLSRNQSPFDLLLNLRRFFSSLVHLAVKYPDEAEAWGGELPRIYGDRDILEATDALIQWFDAHGRMKLQGEYRRPYRIS